The genomic interval CAGATGCGCACCTGGACGAATACGGTTATGTGTATGCGACTATTCCTTCCAATACGACAAAAGACGTTCCTGTAATTTGTTTCTGTTCGCATATGGATACTTCTCCGGACTGTAGCGGTTATGGCGTGAAACCGATAATTCATACCAACTACCAGGGGCAGGATCTTGTTCTTCCTGATGACCATTCAGTGGTTTTGAGAATGAGCGAACATAAAGATCTCAAAGATCAGATCGGAAACGATATCATCACTGCGAGTGGTACTACCTTGTTAGGAGCAGATAACAAAGCTGGTTTAGCAGAAATTATGGAAGCTGCTGCTTTTTTGATGCAGCATCCTGAACATAAACATGGTAAAATAAGGATTCTTTTTACGCCCGATGAAGAAATTGGAAGAGGTGTGGATAAAGCAGACCTGGAGAAATTAGGTGCGGATTTCGCTTATACGATAGATGGGGAAACCTGTGGTTCTATTGAAGATGAGACTTTTTCTGCTGATGGAGCAGTTTTAACTATACATGGTATTAGCTCTCACCCGGGTTTTGCAAGAGGTAAGATGGAAAGTGCGATCAAGATTCTGAGTGATATTATCAGTGCTTTACCCAAAGATACCTTAACGCCAGAAGCTACTTCGAAAAAAGAAGGATTTTTACACCCGGTTACCATGCAAGGAAATGTAGAACAGGCAGAAGCACATTTTATTATCCGTGATTTTGATGATGCTTTATTAGCTGAACATGGCCGTACTCTGGAAACTATGGTTAAGCAGGTTATCGCTGCTTATCCTAATGCTACTTACGAGCTTAAGATTAAGGAACAATACCGCAATATGAAAAAAGTACTGGATCAGCATCCACAAGTACTGGAATATGGCGTTCTGGCTATTGAACGTGCAGGTATTCCGGTTAAAAGACAAAGTATCAGAGGTGGCACAGATGGTTCAAGACTATCACTGATGGGCTTACCTTGTCCTAACGTTTTTGCAGGAGAACATGCTTTCCATGGCAAGCAGGAATGGGCTTCCGTACAAGACATGGAAAAAGCAGTGGAAACTATTATTAATATTGCGTTGATCTGGGAAGAAAAGAGCAACTAAACTATTTCAGGTACATTGCTGCTAAAAGCTCATAAGAGCGGATGCGTTCTTCGAAACCTTCGGTGATCGTTACAGCCATCAGCTCATTTATTTTGTAGTCATTCAGCAATGTATCTATTTTCTCTTTCAATACATCTGGTGTTCCGATTAACACTCGTTGTCTGTTATGGTTTATTCTTTCCTGTTCAGCAGCGTTATAAGTCACGTGTTTAATGTCGTTGTAGGCAATTGGATATAATCTGCCTCCTTTTTCAAGTTGCAGATATCTGTAGTCCATTACGGCCTGCTGACGGAAGATAATTTCTTCACTTTCTGAGCAAAAAACACCTATTCCTACATTCACTTCAGGTTCTGCCTTATCAATCGATGGCTGAAAGCGGTCACGATAAATCTGAACAGCTTCAGGGCCGCCTAAAGGATTAATAAAATGGGCAAAAGACATTCCCATGCCGAAATGGGCTGCAAATAAACCACTCTGGCCACTCGAACTTAATAACCACATCGGTGGTACGGTTGCTGCTTGTGGAATAGCGATAATCTTTTCCTGTATAGTGCCAGGTTCTCCGGAATCATGCAGGTAGTTTCGCAGGTCATTCAGCTGCTCTAAAAAGTCCTGCTCTCTCCATTGATTAGATGGATTAAGTACGCTGGCCGTAATCCGGTCTGTACCTGGAGCTCTGCCCAGTCCAAGATCAATCCTTCCCGGAAAAAGTACTTCGAGCATACGAAAGTTCTCTGCCACCTTTAAGGCGCTATGGTTAGGGAGCATAACTCCTCCTGATCCTAATTTTATATTTTTAGTCTGGCCGGCCAGGTGTGCAATCAGAATTTCGGGGGTTGAGCCGGCCAGTGCAGTTGTATTGTGATGCTCAGAAACCCAGAAACGGGTATAACCGAGATTGTCCGCTATTTTCGCAAGCTCAACAGTTTCCTGTATGGCTTGTTGTGCAGAAACACCTTTTCTAACCGGTGACTGGTCAAGAACGCTTAATTGAATGGAAGAATTGCTCATATTGACAAATTGTATTACAAAAATACAATGTCTGTTTCTGGCAAATGAGTTTCTTGATTATTGTGACTTCCAGATTATTGAGTGACCCTCATTTCTGCAAGATACTGATCCTGGCCGTCATCAAATAACAAATGACATTCCCATCCGCATTCTTTAGCGATTTGTTTCAGGAGCTGTGGATCAAGATACAGCCAGTTGAACCATTCTCCTTTTTGAGCTTTATATTCGTACTGATAAGCGATCTCACCATGATATTTACCGGCAGGTTTCTCCATATCTTCATATAAATAAGAGATGTCCGAAGTATCAAATAATAATTGTCCGTCTTCGTTTAATAAGGATTTTGCATGATTAAGAAATGTTTTGAAGCCGTCAATGGTACCTGTCAGTCCGATTCCATTCATCAGGAATAATAAAGTATTGAACTTCTCTCCCTGGTAACTGAAAACATCTCCCTCAACAGCATTCTTTACGCCTCTGGTTTTCATAATTTCTACGGCGATAGGTGAAATGTCCAATGCGATCACATCAAAGCCCCGTGCCTGCAGAATAAGCGCATGACTGCCGGCTCCTCCGCCAACATCAAGTACCCTGCCTTCACAGAGATCCATTGCTTCGAGTTCTATATCCGGCATTTCTTCTTCTGTACGAAAAAAGATGTCTACAGGCATCTCTTCCGGTTCATCATAAGAATTATGCAGCAATAGTGTTGCTGCGGTACCATTTATAAACTGATCTTGTAAAGCATTTCCGAAAACGTCCATCGGAACAAAGGTATTAAATTATTTTTTTGAAGCTCAGGGATAAGAAAGGCTCTCTTTGCAGGTAAGTAGGATTAATCCGCAAAAAATTCAATATCATAATTGTTATGGATGAAATAGGTTAACAGCCCTCTGAATTCCAGGATGTCTGTGGTCTTTGCTTTGTCCTGATTTAAATTTGTCTTTTTGACATAATCATCTATAATTTTAATCATTGTTTGCTGACCTCCTACCGTCAGCCTGGTATCGTCATATTGGTTAATCGAAATACCTGTCCAATGCTTATATGCTGTAAATATATCGTTCAGATTTTTGAATTTAATATCATCAATTCCGAATAAATGATCGTGATTGTCGAGCCTGTGAATGTCTAATGCCATAAAAGCCTATTTTTTTTGAAGGACAGCGTCTTCTGCTCCCTGAGCGTTACTGTCTTTATATTCCAGTCTCGTTTTCGGCAGGCTGTCCGGATAATTAGTTCTGATAAAAGCAATCATCTCTTCACGGACATAACAGCGCAGATCAAATGCCTGAGAGGAATTGCGGGCACTCATTAAAAAACGAACTTCTACCGTATTTTCTTTATTGTCTGTGAGCTGTACCACATTAACCCTTTTATCCCATAAAGGATGATCGGTCAGCAGCCTGGTTAATTCATCCCTTAACGGTGGAATAGGAATTGTATAATCGAGATATAGAAAAACAGTGCCCAGTAACTGTGCGGAGACTCTTGTCCAGTTCTGAAAAGGCTTTTCGATAAAATAAGTAATCGGTAAAATCAATCTCCGCTGATCCCAGATGTTGACAACAACATAAGTCAGTGTAATTTCCTCCACCCGGCCCCATTCTCCTTCGACAATCAGCACATCGTCAATCCTGATCGGCTGTGTAAAAGCGATCTGGAAACCTGCAAGTAAATTACCCAGTGACTTTTGAGCGGCGAAACCAATAATAATGCCACCAATCCCAACACCGGTCAGTAAGCCTGTACCGATTTTGCGCATACTCTCAAAGCTCAGCAAGATAATAGAAACAGTGACCAGGACAATCAATGAGACTACAAATTTTCTTATAAATTGTAACTGTGTCCTGATCTTTCTTTCCTTCAGGTTATCTTCTTTATTGAGGTCGTATTTATGATAAAAATAATCTTCGAGTACTTTAATAATCCGGATAAGGACTAAAGCAAAAGTGATGGTCAGGGCTATCTCTGTAATTCTGCTCAGCTGCGCCATGATGGATTTATTCATGACCATCAAACTCAGTGATATATTCAGGAATAATAGCGGTATGAAAACACCGACAGGCCCATTTAAGTGTTTAATGATGGACTCAATCTCAAATGTTGCCCAGAATCGTGCAAAAAACTTAAAGACTTTCCGAATGATTATAGTGAGTATAACTCCCAGTGTACAACTGCATACTGCAATAATTATATTTTGCAGAAATTGTGGTACCGGGTAACCAAAAAAATCATTTAAATACTCCATACAGGTTCAGTCTCGCAATCAAATACCTGGTGGTATTCAGGAATAACCACCTGCTTAAATCCATGATCATTTAGTCTTTTTGCAAAATGCTGCTGTACCGGATATTCTCCGTGTACCAGAAAAAGTTGTTTAACCAGTGCAGGGTCCTGAGAAGAAAGGAATTGAAGCAAATCTTCATAATCACCATGTGCACTCATAGAGCGGATGGAACGAATATCTGCAACAACGTCAAGATTTTCCCTGAATAAATAAACTTGTTTGTCTCCAGCCAGTAATCTGCCGGCGAGTGAACCAGGAGAAGCATAACCAACCATTAAAATTGTATTTTTACGATCGCCGATCGTGTTGCGGATATGATGCCTTATCCTTCCTCCTTCGGCCATGCCAGAAGCAGAAATGATTACACAAGGTCTGTTGTCATTGTTGAGTGCTTTAGATTCCACTACACTTTCAATGAATCTCAGTCCTTTGAAACTAAATGGATCTTCATCAGTTTTCATGACTTCCTTAACCCCATTGTTATAAACCTCGGGATGGTTCTTTAAAACTTCTGTAGCCTGAATGGATAAAGGACTATCTACGTAAACAGGTACATCTGGTAATTGGTGCTTAAGTTCAAGGTTATTCAGTGCATACAATAATTCCTGTGTTCTGCCTACACTAAATGCAGGAATAACCACTTTACCTCTTTTTTCTATACAGGTATGCTGTATAATTTCACGCAGCATGTTTTCTATAGGTTCAAGATCCTTATGCAGGGAGTCTCCATAAGTAGATTCCATGATAATGTAGTCTGCTTGCGAAAAAATCTGCGGGCTTTTGAGTATCAGATCTCCATAACGGCCAACGTCTCCGCTAAAAGTCAGGCGTGTGGATTTTCCATCTTCCTTTATCGTCAGATGTACTGCTGCACTGCCTACAATATGCCCTGCATCCGTGAAACATACAGCAACTTCCGGACAAATATCAAAACTAGTATCGTAGTCTATGGTTTTGAACTTACTTAATGTTTGAATTACATCATCTTCCGTATAAAGCGCTTTTTCCACTTCTTCGTTCTGAGGCCTTTTCTTATTTGCATATTCCGCATCCTGCTCCTGAATTTTTGCTGAATCCATTAAAAGAATTCTGGCCAGATCCATCGTTGCTGGTGTACAAAATATATTTCCTTTAAACCCTTCTGCAACTAAGCGCGGCAACAGACCACAATGGTCAATATGCGCATGCGAAAGAATCATGTAAGTGACCTTTGAAGGTTCGAACCCGAAATAGCTATTTAGCTTTTCTGTTGATTCGCCCATGCCCTGAAACATGCCGCAATCTAATAGTATCTGAGTCTGGTTTGTTAAAGTAATGAGGTGTTTACTACCAGTAACGGCGCGTGCAGCACCATGGAAAGCGATTTTCATCGGTTATATTTAGGTGTAATGGTCAGTAATGGCACCGGTAAGCATCCGGTGCCATCTATAATGTTAAAACAATATCAGGCTTTTACTTTTGCAATTTTGTCTTTTACAGTATCAGCTACGTCAAAAATTTTGTCTTTAGAAGCATCCAGCAGGTCACAGAACCAGTCTGTAACTTTATCTTTTACGTCATCGCTTTTGTCTGAAGATAAGATTAAAGCTACCGCAGCACCAAGGGCAGCTCCTGCCAATATACCTGCAACTATTTTCGTTTCTTTTGTCATAATAAATGTCTTTTTGTATTAGTGTAACAATATGCGAATAAAAAGGTTCTTAAATTTATATAATAAACGCTGTTTTTTGAAAAAATTGATGCATGCTTAGAACTTTATCTTATCTGAACCTGATTTTTGCCGTCCTTTATTTTTTGACGTATCTGCTGAATGGCAACCGGTGGGTTGTTTTCGGCTTATTGATTGTCATTGTTTTTAACTGGATGGTGTTGCGGAATATGGAGACTGAACAAGCCAGATGGTCTGTTTTACAGTGGGTGGCCGGATTTGTGACCTTACTATACGCTTCCTATATGGGCTATAGTGCGGTTTCATTATTAATTGATACAGTCAGTTATCATTATTATCCTGCAGAAACGGTTTTGCTGATTGTTTCTGGTTTGTTATTCTCATTTACGATCTTTTTGCAGCTTTTGGCAAGCTTATACAAAAAAATACATAAATAATTTGATTAACTATTTGAAAATTACACATATTAATCTATCTTTGCAGTCCCTAAATCCTAGGGAGAAAAAATAATTGTTTAACAAATTAAATACAAGCAAGTGAATACGTTAAGTTACAAAACTGTCTCTGCCAATGCTAAAACTGTTAACAAACAGTGGGTTGTTGTTGATGCACAAGGCGAGATTTTGGGGCGCTTGTCATCGAAGATCGCAATGATCATCCGTGGTAAAAACAAGCCTGAGTACACCCCACACGTAGACTGCGGCGATAATGTGATCGTTATCAATGCGGACAAGATTAAGTTGACCGGAAACAAAATGAACGACAAACAGTACGTTTCATATACTGGATATCCAGGTGGTCAGCGTTTCATCTCTCCAAAAGAGTTATTGGCGAAACATCCTACACGTGTAGTAGAAAAAGCAGTTCGTGGTATGTTACCTAAAACAAAATTAGGTGCAAAATTATACACCAACCTTTTTGTTTATGCAGGTACTGAGCATCCTCATGCAGCACAATCACCAAAAACCATTACACTTTAATTAAAGGAAGAAAGAAATGTCAGTTACTAACACTTCAGGAAGAAGAAAAACTGCTGTTGCGCGAATCTACATGCAAGAGGGCAACGGTACAATTACTGTTAACAGTAAAGATCACAAAGTATATTTCCCTACATTACCTTTACAATATATTGTAAACCAAAGTTTTGAAGTTTCAGAACTTATCGGTCAGTATGACGTAAAAGTAAACGTAGCAGGAGGTGGTATTAAAGGCCAGGCAGAAGCTGTTCGTTTAGCTATCGCTAAAGCTATTGTTGAAATAGATGCTGAGAAAAAACCGGCATTACGTGCTAAAGGGTTAATGACCCGTGATATGCGTATGGTTGAACGTAAGAAACCAGGTCGCAAGAAAGCTCGTAAAAAGTTCCAATTCAGTAAACGTTAATCTCAAGGAGGACAAAGACAATGGCAAGAACAACATATCAAGACTTATTGGATGCAGGTGTACATTTTGGTCACCTTACCCGCAAATGGAATCCGAAAATGGCACCATATATTTTTATGGAACGCAATGGGATTCACATTATAGATTTAAACAAAACTTTAACTAAAACTGAAGAAGCTGCTTCAGCGATCAAACAGATCGTAAAATCGGGTCGTAAGATCTTATTTGTAGCGACTAAGAAACAAGCTAAAGAAATCGTTGCTGATCAAGCAAGAAAAGTAAACATGCCTTTCGTAACTGAGCGTTGGTTAGGTGGTATGTTAACTAACTTCCAAACTGTACGTAAGTCAATCAAAAAGATGTCTAACATCGATAAAATGACTAAAGACGGTACTTACTCTATTCTTTCTAAGAAAGAGCGTTTGATGATCCAGCGTGAGCGTATCAAATTGGAAAGCTTATTAGGTGGTATCGCGGATTTAAACCGTTTACCAGCTGCTATCTTTTTAATTGACGTTAAAAAAGAGCATATCGCTGTTAGTGAGGCGTTGAAATTAAACATTCCAACTTTCGCAATGGTTGATACCAACTCTGATCCTTCTAACATCGATTTCCCTATTCCAGCGAATGATGATGCAACTAAATCTATTTCTTTAATTACTGATGTGATCATCAAAGCAATTGAAGAAGGTTTAGACGAGCGTAAACGTGAAAAAGATGATGAAGCTGAAAAAGAAGCTGTAGCTGCTAAAACTGCTGCTGATGCTCCTGAAACTGCTGCACCTGGCGCTAGAAGAGCAAGAAAAGAAAATGCTGAAACCGAAGAAGGTACAAGCGAAGCATAAATAATATATTTTTGGGTTGTATGTTGTGCGTTGCGGGTTCTTACTTACAACATACAATGTACAACCCATAATTTTTTAGATAAAAAACTTAAAAAAGAAAATAAAATGTCAGTACAAATTTCTGCAGCAGATGTAAACAAATTACGCCAACAAACCGGTGCCGGTATGATGGATTGCAAAAAAGCATTAATAGAGGCCAATGGCGATTTCGAAGCTGCGGTTGATTACTTACGTAAAAAAGGAGCTAAAGTTGCAGCAAGCCGTCAGGATCGTGATTCTAACGAAGGTGTTGTAATTGCAAAAGCTACAGCTGACGGAAAACGTGGTGTTGTAGTTGAGTTAAACTGCGAGACAGATTTCGTAGCTAAAAATGCTGATTTCATCGCTTTGGCAAATAAATTCACTGATTTAGCGGTTGAGAAAAACCCAGCTACTTTAGAAGAATTATTAGCGCTTGAAGTTGATGGTCAAAAAGTTTCTGACATCATCGTTGAAAACACTGGTAAAATCGGAGAGAAAATTGGTATCTCTAAATTTGAAACAGTATCAGGCGAAAAAGTTATCCCTTACATCCACAGTAACTACCGTTTAGGTGTTTTGGTTGCTTTAAACCAGGTTGTTGCTGGTGCTGACGAAGCTGGAAAAGATGTAGCTATGCAAATTGCTGCAATGAACCCGGTTGCTTTAGACAAAGCGGATGTAGACACACACACTATCGAGCGTGAAATGGAAATTGCTAAAGAGCAAATCCGTGCAGAAGGTAAACCAGAAGAAATGGTTGAGAAAATTGCTGCTGGTAAACTGAACAAGTTTTACAAAGACAGTACTTTATTAAACCAGGAATTTGTTAAGGATTCTTCTAAAGACGTTCGTAAATTTTTAAATGACACAGCTAACGGTTTAACTGTTACTGCATTTAAACGTGTTCAATTAGGATCATAGTTCCTTCAATGATAAATTAAAAGGTCCCTTATTTTAAGGGACTTTTTTTTTGCCCTGTATTTTTTGCCCATATTTAAAAACTGTTAAAAACAAGATATGATAGCAATCCAGAACTCCAGATTTTTCAAAGGTGACCAGCTGATTACCGATGCGACTGTTTTAATCGCAGATGGGTTAATCAAAGAAATTATCAAAGGCGATATCCCGGCAGGATATGAAGTCATAGACGCAGAAGGGAATTATCTGACTCCCGGATTTATGGATCTGCAAATATATGGTAGCGGAGGCAAGCTGTTTTCTGCTTATCCTGCAGCAGAGACATTAAAACAGATGGACGCTGATCTGGTCAGTAAAGGAACAACTGGTTTTCTTGCTTGTGTGGCCACCAATACACCAGATATCTTTAAGCAGGCCATTGAAGCAGCTAAAGCTTATAAGCCATATGCCCGTGCTTTCTTAGGACTGCACTTAGAGGGACCTTATTTAAATCCTGAAAGATTAGGAGCTCATCCGCTGGAATATGTACATAAAGCTACGCTGGAAGAAGTAAAGGAATTAATTGAAAATTCGGACGGTGTAGTGAAGATGATGACCATTGCGCACGAACTACAGGACGATGAAATCATCAATTATTTGCTGGATCAGGGAATCGTGCTTTCTTTAGGACATAGCAATGCCAGTTTTGAACAGGCAAATCATGCTTATAACAGCGGCTTTACCACAACCACGCATTTGTATAACGCGATGCCTGGTATCCACCACAGAAATCCAAATTTACCAACGGCAGTCTTTAATCATCCAACCGCTATGGCCAGTATCATTGCTGATGGCGCTCATGTTGATTTTGAAATTGTCAAAATGACTTATAAATTAATGCCTGAACGTTTGTTCCTGATCACAGATGCAGTTACCGCATGTAATATAGGGCCTTATCAGCATCAGCTGGAAGGTTCCAGATATGTAAC from Pedobacter sp. WC2423 carries:
- the pepT gene encoding peptidase T, whose amino-acid sequence is MLKYHNAGNSLQNRFTEYVKIDTQSDPESASIPSTEKQKNLGKVLVAQLLELGITDAHLDEYGYVYATIPSNTTKDVPVICFCSHMDTSPDCSGYGVKPIIHTNYQGQDLVLPDDHSVVLRMSEHKDLKDQIGNDIITASGTTLLGADNKAGLAEIMEAAAFLMQHPEHKHGKIRILFTPDEEIGRGVDKADLEKLGADFAYTIDGETCGSIEDETFSADGAVLTIHGISSHPGFARGKMESAIKILSDIISALPKDTLTPEATSKKEGFLHPVTMQGNVEQAEAHFIIRDFDDALLAEHGRTLETMVKQVIAAYPNATYELKIKEQYRNMKKVLDQHPQVLEYGVLAIERAGIPVKRQSIRGGTDGSRLSLMGLPCPNVFAGEHAFHGKQEWASVQDMEKAVETIINIALIWEEKSN
- a CDS encoding LLM class flavin-dependent oxidoreductase — translated: MSNSSIQLSVLDQSPVRKGVSAQQAIQETVELAKIADNLGYTRFWVSEHHNTTALAGSTPEILIAHLAGQTKNIKLGSGGVMLPNHSALKVAENFRMLEVLFPGRIDLGLGRAPGTDRITASVLNPSNQWREQDFLEQLNDLRNYLHDSGEPGTIQEKIIAIPQAATVPPMWLLSSSGQSGLFAAHFGMGMSFAHFINPLGGPEAVQIYRDRFQPSIDKAEPEVNVGIGVFCSESEEIIFRQQAVMDYRYLQLEKGGRLYPIAYNDIKHVTYNAAEQERINHNRQRVLIGTPDVLKEKIDTLLNDYKINELMAVTITEGFEERIRSYELLAAMYLK
- a CDS encoding class I SAM-dependent methyltransferase produces the protein MDVFGNALQDQFINGTAATLLLHNSYDEPEEMPVDIFFRTEEEMPDIELEAMDLCEGRVLDVGGGAGSHALILQARGFDVIALDISPIAVEIMKTRGVKNAVEGDVFSYQGEKFNTLLFLMNGIGLTGTIDGFKTFLNHAKSLLNEDGQLLFDTSDISYLYEDMEKPAGKYHGEIAYQYEYKAQKGEWFNWLYLDPQLLKQIAKECGWECHLLFDDGQDQYLAEMRVTQ
- a CDS encoding mechanosensitive ion channel family protein; amino-acid sequence: MEYLNDFFGYPVPQFLQNIIIAVCSCTLGVILTIIIRKVFKFFARFWATFEIESIIKHLNGPVGVFIPLLFLNISLSLMVMNKSIMAQLSRITEIALTITFALVLIRIIKVLEDYFYHKYDLNKEDNLKERKIRTQLQFIRKFVVSLIVLVTVSIILLSFESMRKIGTGLLTGVGIGGIIIGFAAQKSLGNLLAGFQIAFTQPIRIDDVLIVEGEWGRVEEITLTYVVVNIWDQRRLILPITYFIEKPFQNWTRVSAQLLGTVFLYLDYTIPIPPLRDELTRLLTDHPLWDKRVNVVQLTDNKENTVEVRFLMSARNSSQAFDLRCYVREEMIAFIRTNYPDSLPKTRLEYKDSNAQGAEDAVLQKK
- a CDS encoding MBL fold metallo-hydrolase RNA specificity domain-containing protein, giving the protein MKIAFHGAARAVTGSKHLITLTNQTQILLDCGMFQGMGESTEKLNSYFGFEPSKVTYMILSHAHIDHCGLLPRLVAEGFKGNIFCTPATMDLARILLMDSAKIQEQDAEYANKKRPQNEEVEKALYTEDDVIQTLSKFKTIDYDTSFDICPEVAVCFTDAGHIVGSAAVHLTIKEDGKSTRLTFSGDVGRYGDLILKSPQIFSQADYIIMESTYGDSLHKDLEPIENMLREIIQHTCIEKRGKVVIPAFSVGRTQELLYALNNLELKHQLPDVPVYVDSPLSIQATEVLKNHPEVYNNGVKEVMKTDEDPFSFKGLRFIESVVESKALNNDNRPCVIISASGMAEGGRIRHHIRNTIGDRKNTILMVGYASPGSLAGRLLAGDKQVYLFRENLDVVADIRSIRSMSAHGDYEDLLQFLSSQDPALVKQLFLVHGEYPVQQHFAKRLNDHGFKQVVIPEYHQVFDCETEPVWSI
- a CDS encoding YtxH domain-containing protein: MTKETKIVAGILAGAALGAAVALILSSDKSDDVKDKVTDWFCDLLDASKDKIFDVADTVKDKIAKVKA
- the rplM gene encoding 50S ribosomal protein L13; translated protein: MNTLSYKTVSANAKTVNKQWVVVDAQGEILGRLSSKIAMIIRGKNKPEYTPHVDCGDNVIVINADKIKLTGNKMNDKQYVSYTGYPGGQRFISPKELLAKHPTRVVEKAVRGMLPKTKLGAKLYTNLFVYAGTEHPHAAQSPKTITL
- the rpsI gene encoding 30S ribosomal protein S9, translated to MSVTNTSGRRKTAVARIYMQEGNGTITVNSKDHKVYFPTLPLQYIVNQSFEVSELIGQYDVKVNVAGGGIKGQAEAVRLAIAKAIVEIDAEKKPALRAKGLMTRDMRMVERKKPGRKKARKKFQFSKR
- the rpsB gene encoding 30S ribosomal protein S2 encodes the protein MARTTYQDLLDAGVHFGHLTRKWNPKMAPYIFMERNGIHIIDLNKTLTKTEEAASAIKQIVKSGRKILFVATKKQAKEIVADQARKVNMPFVTERWLGGMLTNFQTVRKSIKKMSNIDKMTKDGTYSILSKKERLMIQRERIKLESLLGGIADLNRLPAAIFLIDVKKEHIAVSEALKLNIPTFAMVDTNSDPSNIDFPIPANDDATKSISLITDVIIKAIEEGLDERKREKDDEAEKEAVAAKTAADAPETAAPGARRARKENAETEEGTSEA
- the tsf gene encoding translation elongation factor Ts yields the protein MSVQISAADVNKLRQQTGAGMMDCKKALIEANGDFEAAVDYLRKKGAKVAASRQDRDSNEGVVIAKATADGKRGVVVELNCETDFVAKNADFIALANKFTDLAVEKNPATLEELLALEVDGQKVSDIIVENTGKIGEKIGISKFETVSGEKVIPYIHSNYRLGVLVALNQVVAGADEAGKDVAMQIAAMNPVALDKADVDTHTIEREMEIAKEQIRAEGKPEEMVEKIAAGKLNKFYKDSTLLNQEFVKDSSKDVRKFLNDTANGLTVTAFKRVQLGS
- the nagA gene encoding N-acetylglucosamine-6-phosphate deacetylase, with the translated sequence MIAIQNSRFFKGDQLITDATVLIADGLIKEIIKGDIPAGYEVIDAEGNYLTPGFMDLQIYGSGGKLFSAYPAAETLKQMDADLVSKGTTGFLACVATNTPDIFKQAIEAAKAYKPYARAFLGLHLEGPYLNPERLGAHPLEYVHKATLEEVKELIENSDGVVKMMTIAHELQDDEIINYLLDQGIVLSLGHSNASFEQANHAYNSGFTTTTHLYNAMPGIHHRNPNLPTAVFNHPTAMASIIADGAHVDFEIVKMTYKLMPERLFLITDAVTACNIGPYQHQLEGSRYVTPAGTISGSNITLLDAVRNCVNHCDVPLSAALNMASAHPARVLRMEAEYGQIAVGKAADLLLITDQLALQKVFVAGLINV